From one Gossypium hirsutum isolate 1008001.06 chromosome D08, Gossypium_hirsutum_v2.1, whole genome shotgun sequence genomic stretch:
- the LOC107911601 gene encoding uncharacterized protein, with translation MCRSTDYYDFRCADQNLLKIKAFFIRISGFDSFSNSLTLLYPPRINESALQISGAAIRSDSSSFLVLHRMVNVKTRSGEAIYGSRERVQAGDGVCFDVYSGEDKVLKGIFRREEQKWKMECKCALETRDGKTVGAERAVADVWVAVEGDKAMGERVRVIARKNRRVGFDQLEDIPEESEVSGECSCSCVESDGGDMEGRCDGDCEGIQDMCTAGEGVSWAFDVGIWVMCLGVGYLFSRASAKSLRRMRIL, from the coding sequence ATGTGTAGGTCTACGGATTATTACGACTTCCGGTGCGCCGATCAAAACCTTTTAAAGATCAAAGCTTTCTTCATCCGAATATCGGGTTTCGATTCCTTTTCAAATTCTCTCACTCTACTCTACCCACCAAGGATCAACGAATCGGCGCTTCAAATTTCTGGGGCTGCTATCCGCTCTGATTCCTCCTCCTTCTTAGTTCTCCATCGGATGGTTAATGTCAAGACAAGGAGCGGAGAGGCAATTTACGGGAGCAGGGAGCGAGTTCAGGCCGGTGATGGGGTCTGCTTCGATGTTTACTCAGGAGAGGACAAGGTGTTGAAAGGGATTTTTAGAAGAGAGGAGCAAAAGTGGAAGATGGAGTGCAAGTGCGCGCTGGAGACAAGGGATGGGAAAACGGTCGGCGCTGAGCGGGCGGTGGCGGATGTTTGGGTGGCGGTGGAGGGAGACAAGGCGATGGGAGAGAGGGTGAGGGTGATTGCGAGGAAGAATAGGAGGGTGGGTTTTGATCAGCTGGAGGATATTCCAGAGGAGAGTGAAGTGAGCGGTGAATGTAGTTGCAGTTGTGTGGAATCAGACGGTGGCGATATGGAAGGAAGGTGCGACGGAGATTGTGAAGGGATACAAGATATGTGTACGGCGGGGGAGGGAGTGAGCTGGGCCTTTGATGTGGGCATTTGGGTGATGTGCTTGGGTGTTGGATACTTGTTCTCCAGAGCCTCCGCCAAAAGTTTGAGACGGATGAGAATACTATGA